The Synechocystis sp. PCC 7509 genome includes a window with the following:
- a CDS encoding acyltransferase, producing the protein MIFIDTAKFTRAKELLITTCLNWIPLIAGGVFIRNLAYRLIFKKIGRSVYIQDGAELIGANKIEVGSDSYIASGASIIIRAINSKVLIGSRVKIDKGVIIGSSGDNCCIEIDEHTLIGSYTCIGGPGNVKIGKYCLIAAHCGIIANNHIFSDPIEMIRQQGLTCRGIVIEDNCWLGYGVKILDGVTIGEGSVIGAGAVVTKDIPPYSVAVGIPAKVVRSRQRVESLLANQKNC; encoded by the coding sequence ATGATCTTCATTGACACGGCTAAGTTTACACGTGCAAAAGAGCTTTTAATCACTACTTGTCTAAATTGGATTCCGCTAATTGCTGGCGGAGTCTTCATCCGCAATCTGGCTTACCGTCTAATCTTTAAAAAAATAGGAAGGTCAGTTTATATTCAAGACGGCGCTGAATTAATTGGAGCTAATAAAATTGAAGTTGGTAGCGACTCTTATATTGCTAGTGGTGCGAGCATAATCATCCGCGCCATCAATAGTAAAGTCTTGATTGGGTCTAGAGTTAAAATCGACAAAGGAGTAATTATTGGTTCATCCGGCGATAACTGCTGTATTGAAATTGACGAACATACACTTATTGGCTCCTATACCTGTATTGGCGGCCCTGGCAATGTCAAAATTGGTAAGTATTGTTTAATTGCAGCCCATTGCGGCATTATTGCTAACAATCACATTTTTTCCGACCCGATAGAGATGATTCGCCAACAAGGATTGACTTGTCGGGGTATAGTCATTGAAGATAATTGTTGGCTGGGTTACGGAGTAAAAATATTAGATGGCGTAACTATTGGTGAAGGTAGTGTAATTGGCGCAGGAGCAGTAGTAACTAAAGATATTCCCCCATATTCTGTTGCTGTTGGGATACCAGCTAAAGTAGTTCGCAGCCGCCAGAGAGTGGAGAGTCTATTAGCTAATCAAAAAAATTGTTAG
- a CDS encoding efflux RND transporter periplasmic adaptor subunit: MIEMAKAPKPADKKDYRYLLSALVVGIAMLGSSCTPKEAADAQPQQANRPTAVDISISRTEALTSAPTYTGSTEPIRTVSLRSQVEGQLLGLNVDVGDFVKQGQIVAQLDDSILRTQLNAAEAELAALRSEVARSNSQVSNARAQVESARLELAQAQADSQRQQSLLREGAIASQTAQQSQTAARTAAQTLRAAQEQVTTEQQAVAAAQGRVVAQQAVVAQEQKRRSYTRLVAPISGLVLQRLQEPGDLIQPGNEVLQIADFSRIQVRVEVSDKELGNISIGQSISVKLDAFPQETLNGQVTRIYPAADVTARLVPIEVVIPNSNGRIGSGLLARVSFINSNQESVVVPQSALAGQQQQGGGEQEESKTGTVFVVTEEAESKAKVVARPVTLGDRADGKVEVISGLKVGERYVSRSSKPLKNGETVNISILSRTAPKGQ; this comes from the coding sequence ATGATTGAAATGGCTAAAGCGCCCAAACCAGCAGACAAAAAAGATTATCGCTACTTATTAAGTGCTTTAGTAGTAGGTATAGCAATGCTTGGCAGTAGTTGTACGCCCAAAGAAGCCGCCGACGCTCAACCGCAACAAGCAAATCGACCAACGGCAGTAGATATAAGCATTTCTCGGACAGAAGCATTAACTTCTGCGCCTACTTATACCGGTAGTACCGAGCCGATTAGAACTGTATCATTGCGAAGTCAAGTAGAAGGGCAATTGTTAGGTTTAAATGTAGACGTGGGGGATTTTGTAAAACAAGGGCAAATTGTCGCCCAATTAGACGACTCAATTTTAAGAACGCAATTAAACGCAGCAGAAGCGGAACTTGCAGCCTTAAGAAGCGAAGTAGCAAGAAGTAATAGTCAAGTAAGTAATGCTCGCGCCCAAGTAGAAAGCGCCAGATTAGAATTAGCTCAAGCGCAAGCAGATTCGCAAAGACAACAAAGTTTACTTAGGGAAGGGGCGATCGCAAGTCAAACAGCCCAGCAGAGCCAAACCGCCGCCCGGACAGCCGCCCAAACTCTCCGCGCCGCACAGGAACAAGTAACGACAGAACAACAAGCTGTAGCCGCCGCCCAAGGCAGGGTAGTAGCCCAACAAGCGGTAGTAGCTCAAGAACAAAAAAGGCGATCGTATACTCGGTTAGTAGCGCCCATTTCTGGGTTAGTTTTACAAAGACTGCAAGAACCTGGGGATTTAATTCAGCCGGGTAACGAGGTATTGCAAATTGCCGATTTTAGCCGCATCCAAGTACGGGTGGAAGTTTCCGATAAGGAGCTAGGAAACATTAGTATTGGGCAATCAATTAGTGTCAAACTAGATGCTTTTCCCCAAGAAACCTTAAACGGACAAGTTACTCGCATTTACCCCGCCGCCGATGTTACAGCGCGTTTAGTACCCATAGAAGTAGTGATTCCCAATAGCAATGGTCGTATTGGTAGTGGATTACTGGCGCGAGTAAGTTTTATTAATTCCAACCAAGAATCTGTTGTCGTACCGCAATCGGCTTTGGCTGGACAACAGCAACAAGGGGGAGGGGAGCAAGAGGAAAGCAAGACGGGGACAGTGTTTGTAGTTACTGAAGAAGCCGAAAGTAAAGCCAAGGTTGTCGCTCGTCCGGTAACATTGGGCGATCGCGCGGATGGCAAAGTAGAAGTTATATCGGGGCTAAAAGTAGGCGAAAGGTATGTTTCTCGAAGTAGCAAACCGTTAAAAAATGGCGAAACTGTAAACATATCAATTCTTTCTAGGACAGCACCAAAAGGACAGTAA
- a CDS encoding LL-diaminopimelate aminotransferase translates to MEFAKRLNFLQANVFADMDKAKAIARAAGKEIIDLSLGSSDLATAPHVIDAIAQSLHDPRTHGYLLFNGTQKFRQAAANWYEQKFGIAVDPETEVLPLIGSQEGTAHLPLAILNPGDYALLLDPGYPSHAGGVYLANGQIYPMPVLAENAFLPVFEDIPATVLAQSKMMVLSYPHNPTSAIAPLTFFQTAVAFCQQHNLVLVHDFPYVDMVFDEQVAPSVLQADVDKSVSIEFFTLSKSYNMGGFRVGYAIGNSQLIQALRQVKAAVDFNQYQGILNGAIAAMTGDQAGVEAAKDTFRQRRDTFITALNQIGWLVPTPSATMYIWAKLPAPWSSNSIEFCTHLVEATGVAASPGAGFGKFGEGYVRFALVHEPAILKVAAHKISELFTEKFGL, encoded by the coding sequence ATGGAATTTGCTAAACGTTTAAATTTTCTGCAAGCAAATGTGTTTGCTGATATGGATAAAGCAAAGGCGATTGCGAGAGCGGCAGGTAAGGAGATAATCGACTTGTCTTTGGGTTCTTCTGACTTAGCTACTGCACCGCACGTAATTGACGCAATTGCCCAATCGCTGCACGATCCTCGTACTCACGGTTATTTGCTGTTTAACGGGACGCAAAAATTCCGTCAAGCGGCGGCTAATTGGTACGAGCAAAAGTTTGGCATTGCGGTAGATCCAGAAACTGAAGTTTTGCCCTTAATTGGCTCTCAAGAAGGTACAGCCCATTTACCCCTAGCAATACTAAATCCTGGCGATTACGCTCTATTGCTCGATCCGGGATATCCTTCTCATGCGGGGGGAGTTTATCTAGCTAACGGGCAAATTTACCCGATGCCAGTTCTAGCAGAAAATGCCTTTTTACCAGTGTTTGAGGATATTCCTGCTACCGTTCTTGCTCAATCGAAGATGATGGTACTTAGCTACCCTCATAATCCCACCAGTGCGATCGCACCTCTTACTTTTTTTCAAACCGCCGTTGCTTTTTGTCAGCAGCATAATTTAGTTTTAGTCCATGATTTTCCCTACGTGGATATGGTATTTGACGAGCAAGTAGCACCCTCAGTTTTGCAAGCTGATGTTGATAAAAGCGTGTCTATTGAGTTTTTTACTCTTTCTAAGTCCTACAATATGGGCGGTTTTCGCGTTGGTTATGCGATCGGTAACTCTCAACTAATTCAAGCTTTAAGACAAGTAAAAGCCGCCGTTGACTTTAATCAGTATCAAGGAATCTTAAACGGGGCGATCGCTGCAATGACTGGCGATCAAGCCGGGGTAGAAGCTGCTAAAGACACCTTCCGTCAACGTCGAGATACTTTTATCACAGCTTTAAACCAAATTGGCTGGCTTGTTCCTACTCCCTCCGCCACTATGTATATTTGGGCAAAGTTACCCGCTCCTTGGTCTAGTAATTCTATAGAGTTTTGCACTCATTTAGTAGAAGCTACCGGAGTTGCGGCTTCCCCTGGTGCAGGCTTTGGCAAATTTGGCGAGGGGTACGTGAGATTTGCTTTGGTACACGAGCCAGCTATTTTAAAAGTCGCTGCTCATAAAATATCTGAGTTGTTTACCGAAAAGTTCGGCTTGTAG
- a CDS encoding 2Fe-2S iron-sulfur cluster-binding protein gives MANIKFIKEEKEAIAADGANLRIKAIENGIDIYTLRGKMMNCGGYGQCGTCIVDIAEGLENLSPKTDFENRKLKKKPSTYRLACQALVNGPVSVITKPK, from the coding sequence ATGGCTAATATCAAGTTTATAAAAGAAGAAAAAGAAGCGATCGCAGCAGATGGGGCAAATCTGCGTATCAAAGCAATAGAGAATGGGATAGATATTTATACCCTTAGAGGTAAAATGATGAACTGCGGCGGCTATGGACAGTGCGGTACGTGCATTGTAGATATAGCCGAAGGACTAGAAAATTTATCGCCCAAGACAGACTTTGAAAATCGCAAGTTGAAGAAGAAGCCATCCACCTATAGGTTAGCTTGTCAAGCGTTAGTTAATGGGCCGGTGAGCGTCATCACTAAACCTAAATAA
- a CDS encoding FAD-dependent oxidoreductase, with translation MTLVVEEVLKKLPGDVFGGLRKSDRLLTTLRENTAPIPQVITQSNIPLETVDWDVVICGGTLGILIGFALVKRGWRVALLERGVLRGREQEWNISRSELEVFLELDLLSQQELDNAIATQYNPARVSFLGGTEVCINDVLNIGVDPIYLLETVKNKFLAAGGKLFENTAFDSAVVHPNGVLVSNTFSTRLLLDAMGNFSPIVQQARQGKKPDGVCLVVGSCAKGFPPNNQGDLLASFTPLLNNCQYFWEAFPARDGRTTYLFTYMDLNAQHIGLETLFAEYLRLLPEYQNVELSQLQLQRALFGFFPAYRQQLYFPWGRILPIGDSSGNQSPLSFGGFGSMVRHLKRLTLGINEALNTEQLSAPALKQLQPYQSNLSVTWLFQKAMRASIGQKLDSNQINSLLSAVFAQMQQLGEPVLKPFLQDVVQFSGLTQTLLKTAQNHPFLIAKVIPQVGIFSLVDWTIHYISLGIYTVLFKIGARLPGWVKYLPPAQQYYCHRILDQWQYGSGYDLFSNNFFD, from the coding sequence ATGACCTTAGTAGTTGAAGAAGTTTTAAAAAAATTACCAGGTGATGTATTCGGCGGATTAAGGAAAAGCGATCGCCTTCTTACTACTCTACGAGAAAACACTGCGCCTATTCCTCAAGTAATAACCCAAAGTAATATACCTTTAGAGACTGTAGATTGGGACGTGGTTATCTGCGGCGGGACGTTAGGAATTTTAATTGGGTTTGCTTTAGTCAAACGAGGCTGGCGCGTAGCTTTGTTAGAGCGAGGGGTTTTGCGCGGGAGAGAGCAAGAATGGAATATATCGCGCTCGGAATTGGAAGTATTTTTAGAATTGGATTTGTTAAGCCAGCAAGAATTAGATAATGCGATCGCAACTCAGTATAACCCCGCCCGTGTTAGCTTCCTTGGCGGTACAGAAGTCTGTATAAATGACGTTCTCAATATTGGCGTAGATCCCATTTATTTACTAGAAACCGTCAAAAATAAATTTCTGGCGGCGGGTGGTAAGCTATTTGAAAATACTGCCTTTGATAGCGCTGTCGTTCATCCTAATGGCGTTTTAGTGTCTAACACTTTTAGCACCCGTTTGTTGTTAGATGCGATGGGTAATTTTTCCCCCATAGTTCAGCAAGCAAGACAAGGAAAAAAGCCTGATGGTGTTTGTTTAGTTGTAGGTAGTTGCGCTAAAGGATTTCCGCCCAATAATCAGGGGGATTTATTAGCATCATTCACGCCTTTACTCAATAATTGTCAATACTTTTGGGAAGCTTTTCCGGCGCGCGATGGGAGAACTACTTATTTATTTACCTACATGGACTTAAACGCGCAACATATTGGATTAGAGACATTGTTTGCCGAATATCTGCGTTTATTACCAGAGTATCAAAATGTAGAACTAAGTCAATTACAGTTGCAAAGGGCGCTATTTGGTTTTTTTCCCGCCTACCGTCAGCAATTATATTTCCCTTGGGGGCGAATTTTACCCATTGGCGATAGTAGCGGAAATCAATCACCATTAAGCTTTGGCGGTTTTGGCTCAATGGTACGTCATCTCAAACGTTTAACTTTAGGGATTAATGAAGCTTTAAATACAGAACAGTTATCAGCGCCAGCATTGAAGCAATTGCAACCTTATCAGTCTAATTTAAGCGTTACTTGGCTATTTCAAAAGGCAATGAGAGCAAGTATAGGTCAAAAACTTGACTCCAATCAAATTAATAGCTTACTTTCTGCCGTATTTGCTCAAATGCAACAACTAGGCGAACCAGTTTTAAAGCCATTTTTGCAAGATGTAGTGCAGTTTTCTGGCTTAACGCAAACTCTACTCAAAACTGCTCAAAATCATCCCTTCTTAATTGCTAAAGTAATTCCTCAAGTCGGTATATTTAGCTTAGTGGACTGGACTATTCACTATATCAGCTTGGGAATTTACACGGTTTTATTTAAGATAGGCGCAAGATTGCCAGGTTGGGTAAAATATTTACCCCCCGCACAGCAATATTACTGTCATCGCATTTTAGATCAATGGCAATATGGTTCGGGATACGATCTATTTTCTAACAATTTTTTTGATTAG
- a CDS encoding response regulator — protein sequence MGSNRKSPKVKSGEASPQHTKLKRLLVVEDNNLNRLMLDDYLVFCGYQVLSLACGAKFFEELAAFQPHLILLDLKLPDIDGYSILEQLQNDSQWQNIPVIIVSAFAFKADSQRALNLGARQYFIKPVNLNDLSQAISQELNKWSN from the coding sequence GTGGGTAGCAATAGAAAAAGTCCAAAGGTAAAATCCGGTGAAGCTTCACCCCAACATACTAAACTAAAACGTTTATTGGTTGTTGAAGATAATAATCTCAATCGGTTAATGCTAGATGATTATCTAGTTTTTTGCGGTTATCAAGTGCTTAGTTTAGCTTGTGGAGCTAAGTTTTTTGAGGAATTAGCTGCTTTTCAACCGCACTTAATTTTATTAGACTTGAAGTTGCCAGACATTGACGGTTATAGTATATTAGAGCAACTACAAAATGATTCGCAGTGGCAAAATATTCCAGTAATTATTGTTTCGGCTTTTGCTTTTAAAGCTGATAGTCAACGAGCTTTAAATCTAGGTGCGCGCCAGTATTTTATTAAACCAGTTAATCTAAACGATTTGAGCCAAGCTATTTCTCAAGAACTAAATAAGTGGTCTAATTAA
- a CDS encoding efflux RND transporter permease subunit, with protein sequence MQDNGKVAGFSISAIAIKQHIGTLMLTLAVVVLGIFFFTTIQVDLLPSITYPRIGVRLDAPGISPEVAIDEITRPLEEALAATENVEQVFSRTREGQVSLDLFFQPGGDIDQALNDATAAFNRARGNLPDTIEEPRIFKFDPSQLPVYELALTSTSLQGKDLRVFADEELARELSVVPGVASVDVSGAAEEEVGVNVDLNRLQSVGVGLVDVLDGLRARNQDISGGRIQGDNSEPLTRTVGRFQNAEEINNLSFDVGTANAETPRRQVYLRDFAQVNDGTEDQRVSVFLNRQPAVKLSIQKQPDANTINIVDGVKARIEELRQSGLIPADMVLTPTSDESRFIRNSLADVTNSAVTGALLAAAAVLLFLGSLRQTFIITLAIPLCTLAAIILMSLFGLTLNVFSLAGLTLGIGQAIDTSVVILENIAVNTNKTSGKGDRPLTPSETTANAQEAAQEVESALVAATSANLVSVLPFLLIGGFISLLFNELILTISFAVAASLLVAITIVPMLASRLLSIPWSSNVGNFWLIRTFNDRFEAATQGYARFLGRVVRYRLIVVATAVIILGGGTVWMIGQIPQEILPRISTGQVNLRAQFPPGTPLATSQQIMEIVDGILRRQPETEYAFTTVGGSLFGSSTTENPLRSSSTITLKPGEDTEAFAEKLKPEFAKLNLVGTRLNITPGQVRGLILTNTPAQGSEIDVILQGESDRTLREAGAQVVQALEGIKLAQFRPDADPRQPEIQIRPDWERVADLGLTAQAIGDTIQTAIEGSVPTQIQRGNRLVDVRVQLARESINQPSQLESLPLFVQNNQQIRLADIATISTGQAPGEIQRINQRQAFILAGNLSEGASLGDALAEVQQVVSTIKLPEGVSIVPSAAAETNRELQKSLQLLGGLATFLIFVVISVQYNSLIDPLVIMLTVPLALAGGLFGLYITNTAIGATVLVGAVLLVGIVVNAAILMVELANQILEEQGSSINLSKQDARTAAILQAAPQRLRPIMMTTITTILGLFPLALGIGEGTEFLQPLGIVVFSGMAIATMLTLFIIPCFYILLHGVFGKDWTKLLSVKYKTISKLISRRSTGTRKKNKKIN encoded by the coding sequence ATGCAGGATAACGGAAAAGTCGCAGGATTTAGTATTAGTGCGATCGCAATCAAACAGCATATTGGTACATTGATGCTGACCCTTGCTGTAGTAGTGCTGGGAATATTCTTTTTTACAACTATTCAAGTCGATTTACTGCCATCAATTACTTATCCCCGGATTGGTGTCAGGCTTGATGCTCCAGGCATTTCTCCTGAAGTTGCTATTGATGAAATTACTAGACCGTTAGAGGAAGCATTAGCAGCAACAGAAAATGTTGAGCAAGTATTTTCTCGCACTCGTGAAGGACAAGTTAGCTTAGACTTATTTTTTCAACCAGGGGGAGATATCGACCAAGCCCTTAACGATGCTACGGCAGCTTTTAACCGTGCTAGAGGCAATCTTCCCGATACGATAGAAGAACCAAGAATATTTAAGTTCGATCCTTCTCAGTTGCCTGTTTACGAATTGGCGCTAACTTCTACCTCATTGCAAGGTAAAGATTTGCGGGTATTTGCAGATGAAGAATTAGCCCGCGAATTAAGCGTTGTCCCCGGAGTTGCATCAGTAGATGTATCGGGAGCGGCGGAAGAAGAAGTAGGTGTAAATGTTGATCTCAACCGCTTGCAATCTGTGGGAGTTGGTTTAGTTGATGTTTTAGATGGGTTGAGAGCGCGCAATCAAGATATTTCGGGCGGACGCATTCAAGGAGATAATTCTGAGCCATTAACTCGGACAGTGGGACGGTTTCAAAACGCCGAAGAAATCAATAATTTATCTTTTGATGTGGGGACGGCTAATGCTGAAACTCCCCGCCGTCAAGTTTATTTAAGAGATTTTGCCCAAGTAAATGATGGCACAGAAGATCAAAGAGTCTCTGTTTTTCTCAACCGTCAACCCGCCGTAAAACTATCTATTCAAAAACAACCCGACGCTAACACTATTAATATTGTTGATGGGGTGAAGGCAAGAATTGAGGAGTTGCGTCAATCCGGCTTGATTCCCGCCGATATGGTACTAACGCCAACTTCTGACGAATCTCGGTTTATTCGTAATTCCTTAGCAGACGTTACTAATTCTGCGGTTACTGGGGCATTACTTGCCGCCGCCGCCGTGTTGTTATTTTTGGGTTCGCTGAGACAAACATTTATTATTACTTTGGCAATTCCGCTTTGTACGTTGGCGGCAATTATTTTAATGAGTCTATTCGGACTAACTTTAAATGTATTTAGTCTGGCAGGTTTGACTTTAGGAATCGGTCAAGCTATTGATACATCTGTCGTAATTTTAGAAAATATTGCTGTTAATACTAACAAAACTTCAGGCAAAGGCGATCGCCCACTAACGCCTAGCGAAACTACCGCCAATGCTCAAGAAGCGGCTCAAGAAGTAGAATCAGCCTTAGTTGCAGCTACTAGCGCCAACTTAGTTTCGGTACTGCCATTTTTACTTATTGGTGGCTTTATTTCCCTATTATTTAACGAACTTATTTTAACTATTAGTTTTGCCGTTGCTGCAAGTTTATTAGTTGCTATTACCATCGTCCCGATGCTGGCTTCTCGGCTATTATCAATTCCTTGGTCTAGTAATGTAGGCAATTTTTGGCTAATTCGTACTTTTAACGATCGCTTTGAAGCCGCAACCCAAGGATACGCTAGATTTTTGGGGCGAGTAGTACGCTATAGACTAATTGTAGTTGCAACGGCGGTAATTATTTTAGGTGGCGGTACGGTGTGGATGATTGGGCAAATTCCCCAAGAAATTCTCCCCCGCATTAGTACCGGACAAGTTAACCTCCGCGCTCAATTTCCCCCTGGTACGCCGTTAGCAACAAGTCAGCAAATAATGGAAATTGTTGATGGTATCCTCCGCCGTCAACCAGAAACAGAGTATGCGTTTACTACAGTAGGAGGCTCATTATTTGGTAGCAGTACCACAGAAAATCCTTTACGCAGTAGTAGTACAATTACGCTCAAACCAGGGGAAGATACCGAAGCTTTTGCAGAGAAACTAAAGCCAGAATTTGCCAAACTTAACTTAGTAGGAACTAGGTTAAATATTACTCCAGGTCAAGTACGAGGACTAATTTTAACGAATACTCCCGCTCAAGGATCGGAAATTGATGTAATCTTGCAAGGTGAGAGCGATCGCACGTTACGAGAAGCTGGCGCTCAAGTAGTTCAAGCATTAGAAGGCATAAAACTCGCTCAATTTCGCCCCGATGCTGACCCCCGCCAACCAGAAATTCAAATTCGTCCCGATTGGGAACGAGTAGCAGATTTAGGACTAACAGCGCAAGCTATTGGCGATACGATACAAACAGCAATTGAAGGCTCTGTACCAACACAAATTCAACGGGGAAATCGATTAGTAGATGTGCGCGTCCAGTTGGCGCGAGAATCTATTAACCAACCTTCCCAGTTAGAAAGTTTGCCTTTGTTTGTGCAAAATAATCAGCAAATTCGCCTTGCAGATATTGCCACTATTAGTACCGGACAAGCACCGGGAGAAATTCAAAGAATTAATCAAAGACAAGCTTTTATTCTGGCGGGAAATCTCAGCGAAGGAGCAAGTTTAGGCGATGCGCTGGCGGAAGTGCAGCAAGTTGTCAGCACTATTAAATTACCCGAAGGTGTTTCTATTGTTCCTAGTGCGGCGGCGGAGACTAATAGAGAATTACAAAAATCTTTGCAGCTATTGGGAGGACTAGCTACTTTCTTGATTTTTGTGGTTATTTCTGTACAATACAACTCGCTTATCGATCCATTAGTAATTATGCTAACAGTACCTCTGGCTTTAGCTGGTGGGTTGTTTGGGCTTTATATTACTAATACTGCGATCGGTGCAACTGTTTTAGTTGGTGCGGTATTACTGGTGGGTATAGTCGTAAACGCGGCGATTTTGATGGTAGAACTAGCCAATCAAATTTTAGAAGAGCAAGGTAGTAGCATTAACCTTTCCAAGCAAGACGCACGCACGGCGGCAATTTTGCAAGCTGCACCCCAAAGATTGCGCCCCATTATGATGACTACTATTACTACTATTTTGGGTTTGTTTCCTCTGGCGCTAGGAATTGGTGAAGGTACAGAATTTTTGCAACCATTAGGAATTGTAGTTTTTAGCGGTATGGCGATCGCAACAATGCTTACTTTATTTATCATTCCTTGCTTTTATATTCTGCTGCATGGTGTTTTTGGTAAAGATTGGACAAAGCTATTGAGTGTCAAATATAAAACAATAAGCAAGTTAATCAGCCGCAGAAGCACAGGTACACGGAAAAAGAATAAAAAAATTAATTAG
- the uvrC gene encoding excinuclease ABC subunit UvrC has translation MAFKNGEAAPKPREIFARKLEQKASTVINGRNVMTKTQTLLEPEDLPTQIIPAKKAANSPLVKDRERLAARLKEIPREPGVYIMRDISDRIMYIGKSRALRSRVSSYFRQAQKLSDRISMMVRQVTEIEFIVTDTESEALALEANLIKQHQPYFNVLLKDDKKYPYVCITWSEEYPRIFITRNRRIGKEKDKFYGPYTDAGLLRNVLRIAKRLFALKQRPQPLFKDRPCLNYDLGKCPGVCQKLITPEDYRKTVQKVAMVFQGRAQELVDILTAQMQKSAEEMNFESAARLRDQIAGLKSLNAHQKVSLPDDTVSRDAIALAANEQHACIQLFQIRAGKLVGRLGFVADIHADAGAILQRVLEEHYQTADSVEIPTEILVQHELPQTEMLAEVLSDRKGRKVAILTPQRSTKAELIEMVERNAEYELARTQKLSDANSQAMEDLAAIIDLPELPRRIEGYDISHIQGANAVASQVVFIDGLPAKQYYRHYKIKNPNVTAGHSDDFASLAEVISRRFRKYGQDPQLARVGNPDWPDLVMIDGGKGQLSSVVAVLQEMNLLEDLHVVSLAKQREEIFTPGESKPIPTQSEQPGVQLLRRLRDEAHRFAISFHRQQRSDKLKRSRLDDIPGLGYHRQKQLLAHFRSVDYIRQATTEQLTQAPGIGSHLAQEIYNYFHPA, from the coding sequence GTGGCATTTAAGAACGGCGAAGCAGCGCCAAAACCGAGGGAAATTTTCGCTCGCAAGCTAGAGCAAAAAGCCAGCACTGTTATAAATGGGCGCAACGTGATGACAAAGACACAAACCTTGCTAGAACCAGAAGATTTGCCCACACAGATAATACCAGCAAAAAAAGCAGCTAACTCACCATTAGTAAAAGACAGAGAACGTTTAGCCGCTCGCCTTAAAGAAATCCCCAGAGAACCGGGAGTGTATATAATGCGCGATATTAGCGATCGCATTATGTATATAGGCAAATCAAGGGCGCTAAGATCGCGCGTTAGTTCCTACTTTAGGCAAGCACAGAAACTCAGCGATCGCATTTCTATGATGGTAAGGCAAGTAACAGAAATTGAATTTATTGTTACCGATACCGAATCTGAGGCTCTAGCACTCGAAGCAAATTTAATTAAGCAGCATCAGCCGTATTTTAATGTCTTACTTAAGGATGATAAAAAATATCCCTATGTTTGCATTACTTGGTCGGAAGAATACCCGCGCATTTTTATCACTCGCAACCGCAGAATAGGGAAAGAAAAAGATAAGTTTTATGGCCCGTACACGGATGCGGGGCTATTGCGGAATGTATTGCGGATAGCTAAACGCCTTTTTGCCCTCAAGCAACGTCCGCAGCCCTTATTTAAAGATCGTCCCTGTCTTAACTACGATTTGGGTAAGTGTCCGGGGGTATGTCAAAAATTAATTACACCAGAAGACTACCGAAAAACCGTCCAGAAAGTGGCAATGGTATTTCAAGGACGAGCGCAGGAATTGGTTGATATATTAACCGCGCAGATGCAGAAATCCGCCGAGGAAATGAACTTTGAATCGGCGGCGCGACTGCGGGATCAAATTGCCGGGTTAAAGTCGCTTAACGCCCATCAAAAAGTATCTTTGCCTGATGATACCGTATCGAGAGATGCGATCGCACTGGCGGCTAACGAGCAACACGCTTGTATTCAATTATTCCAAATTCGGGCGGGAAAATTGGTAGGGAGACTAGGTTTTGTTGCTGATATTCACGCCGACGCGGGAGCGATTTTACAAAGAGTATTAGAAGAACATTATCAAACGGCGGATTCTGTAGAGATACCTACAGAGATATTAGTTCAGCACGAATTGCCGCAGACAGAGATGTTAGCTGAAGTATTGAGCGATCGCAAAGGGCGAAAAGTAGCGATTCTTACTCCCCAGCGCTCGACAAAAGCTGAATTGATTGAAATGGTTGAACGCAATGCTGAGTACGAGTTGGCGCGGACGCAAAAGTTAAGCGATGCTAATTCTCAAGCGATGGAAGATTTAGCCGCTATTATAGATTTGCCCGAATTACCGCGCCGCATTGAAGGTTACGACATTTCCCACATTCAAGGCGCTAATGCGGTTGCGTCGCAGGTAGTATTTATCGACGGATTGCCAGCTAAACAATACTATCGCCATTACAAAATTAAAAACCCTAACGTTACGGCGGGACATTCGGATGACTTCGCAAGTTTGGCTGAGGTAATTAGTCGGCGTTTTCGCAAGTATGGACAAGATCCACAATTAGCACGGGTGGGAAATCCTGATTGGCCAGATTTAGTGATGATTGATGGCGGTAAAGGACAATTATCTTCAGTAGTGGCAGTTTTGCAAGAGATGAACTTGCTAGAAGATTTGCACGTAGTAAGTTTAGCAAAGCAACGAGAGGAGATATTTACACCGGGGGAATCAAAACCGATTCCTACTCAATCAGAACAGCCAGGAGTGCAGTTATTGCGGCGGTTGAGAGATGAAGCCCATAGATTTGCAATTAGTTTTCACAGACAACAGAGAAGCGATAAATTAAAGCGATCGCGTTTAGATGATATTCCAGGTTTGGGCTACCACAGACAAAAGCAATTACTCGCACATTTTCGCTCTGTTGATTATATCCGTCAAGCAACTACAGAGCAGTTAACCCAAGCGCCGGGGATTGGTTCGCATTTAGCCCAGGAAATCTACAATTATTTTCATCCGGCTTAA